A region from the Drosophila takahashii strain IR98-3 E-12201 chromosome 2L, DtakHiC1v2, whole genome shotgun sequence genome encodes:
- the Hsp60C gene encoding 60 kDa heat shock protein homolog 2, mitochondrial, with the protein MLRMLTNCTGCLRRTARISYVLGARSYAKDVKFGPEVRAMMLQGVDVLADAVAVTMGPKGRNVIIEQSWGSPKITKDGVTVAKAIALTDKFQNIGAKLVQDVANNTNEEAGDGTTTATVLARAIAKEGFEKISRGANPVEIRRGVMLAIESVKDNLRKMSRPVSTPEEICQVATISANGDKSVGNLISEAIKKVGRDGVITVKDGKTLSDELEVIEGMKFDRGYISPYFINAPKGAKVEFQDALLLFCEKKIKSAQSIVPALELANSQRKPLVIIAEDLEAEALSTMVVNRLKVGLQVCAVKAPGFGDNRKEMLADMAVATGGIVFGDEANLVRLEDVKMSDFGRVGEVVVTKDDTLLLKGKGQKAEVAKRVEGLREAIKESTSSYEKEKMQERLARLSSGVALLRVGGSSDVEVSEKKDRVHDALNATRAAVEEGIVPGGGTALLRCIQKLNDLKGANEDQNMGIEIIRRALRMPCLTIAKNAGVDGAMVVAKVEILDGDYGYDALKGEYGNMIERGIIDPTKVVRTAISDAAGVASLLTTAEAVVTELPLEEAAAAGAAAGLGALGGMGMGM; encoded by the coding sequence ATGTTGCGCATGCTCACCAACTGCACCGGCTGCCTGCGGCGTACTGCCAGGATCAGTTACGTCCTGGGGGCGCGCTCCTACGCCAAGGACGTCAAGTTCGGCCCCGAGGTGCGGGCCATGATGCTCCAAGGAGTGGACGTGCTGGCGGATGCCGTGGCCGTGACCATGGGCCCCAAGGGACGCAACGTGATCATCGAGCAGAGCTGGGGCTCCCCGAAGATCACCAAGGACGGCGTGACGGTGGCCAAGGCGATCGCCCTGACTGACAAGTTCCAGAACATCGGGGCCAAGCTGGTCCAGGACGTGGCCAACAACACGAACGAGGAGGCGGGCGACGGCACCACCACGGCCACCGTCCTGGCCCGCGCCATCGCCAAGGAGGGCTTCGAGAAGATATCGCGCGGTGCCAATCCGGTGGAGATCCGCCGCGGCGTGATGCTGGCCATCGAGAGTGTCAAGGACAATCTGCGCAAGATGTCCCGGCCGGTGAGCACGCCCGAGGAGATCTGCCAGGTGGCGACCATCTCGGCGAATGGCGACAAGTCGGTGGGCAACCTCATCAGCGAGGCCATCAAGAAGGTGGGTCGCGACGGGGTGATCACGGTGAAGGACGGCAAGACTCTGAGCGACGAGCTGGAGGTGATCGAGGGCATGAAGTTCGACCGCGGCTACATATCGCCGTACTTCATCAACGCCCCCAAGGGCGCCAAGGTGGAGTTCCAGGACGCCCTCCTCCTCTTCTGCGAGAAGAAGATCAAGTCGGCCCAGAGCATTGTGCCCGCTTTGGAGCTGGCCAACTCGCAGCGCAAGCCACTGGTCATCATAGCCGAGGATTTGGAGGCGGAGGCCCTCAGCACCATGGTGGTGAACCGGCTGAAGGTGGGCCTCCAGGTGTGCGCCGTGAAGGCGCCCGGCTTCGGGGACAATCGCAAGGAGATGCTGGCGGACATGGCCGTGGCCACCGGGGGCATCGTTTTCGGGGACGAGGCCAATCTGGTGCGACTGGAGGACGTCAAGATGAGCGACTTTGGGCGCGTGGGCGAGGTGGTGGTCACCAAGGACGACACCCTGCTGCTCAAGGGCAAAGGTCAGAAGGCGGAGGTGGCCAAGAGGGTGGAGGGTCTGCGCGAAGCCATCAAGGAGTCCACATCCTCCTACGAAAAGGAGAAGATGCAGGAGCGGCTGGCGCGCCTGTCCTCCGGCGTGGCCCTGCTGCGCGTGGGTGGCTCCAGCGATGTGGAGGTGAGCGAGAAGAAGGATCGCGTCCACGATGCTCTGAACGCCACTCGggcggcggtggaggaggGAATTGTGCCCGGCGGCGGGACCGCCCTGCTGCGATGCATTCAGAAGCTGAACGACCTGAAGGGCGCCAACGAGGACCAGAACATGGGAATCGAAATCATCCGGCGAGCGCTGCGTATGCCCTGCCTCACCATAGCCAAGAACGCAGGAGTCGACGGCGCCATGGTGGTGGCCAAGGTGGAGATCCTGGACGGCGACTACGGCTACGATGCGCTGAAGGGCGAGTACGGCAATATGATCGAGCGGGGCATTATCGATCCCACCAAGGTAGTGCGCACCGCCATCTCGGACGCCGCCGGAGTCGCCTCGCTCCTGACCACCGCCGAGGCTGTGGTGACGGAGCTTCCCTTGGAAGAGGCCGCTGCTGCCGGAGCGGCTGCCGGTCTGGGTGCCCTCGGGGGCATGGGAATGGGCATGTAA